The following proteins are co-located in the Fusobacteria bacterium ZRK30 genome:
- a CDS encoding YihY/virulence factor BrkB family protein, whose product MKLTIKKFIQGIRKQISQSNKLIFKILKLILFTFENYKKSRSDLWSSALTFYSLLTIVPVIAIAFVVTRGFGVEKLIKDELYKTFFLQDEILDQILIFSQRTLENTKGELIAGTGILFLIWSVIKIFSAVEKSFNEIWKVQESRSFVRKLTDYMSLIFLFPLIVVLSNGLSAILQIFILKIYPGLIEVLNFIPQVLIIIFFTLIYLIIPNTKVKLSTAFIAGVFSGVVFQITQSIFIHLQVSLLNYNAIYGSFSLIPIFIMWQKIVWFIILLGAHLSFIIQNSYKYSYTINEINLNFSSKRDISIICIYYLVKNYEENKPPMSTNELSHKLGIAIGVTQDILNMLAKSNFIVEIVTSSDERKYKLSKNIDILSIGYIISEITEIGYSQKVGDESKDILEKIESAIENFQYDLLLKDIGPNS is encoded by the coding sequence ATGAAATTAACTATAAAAAAATTTATACAGGGTATAAGGAAACAGATCAGTCAGAGTAATAAATTGATCTTTAAAATACTAAAGTTGATCTTATTTACATTTGAAAATTATAAAAAAAGCAGATCAGACCTATGGTCATCTGCACTGACATTTTATTCCCTCCTTACTATTGTTCCTGTAATAGCCATAGCCTTTGTCGTTACCAGGGGCTTTGGAGTGGAAAAATTAATAAAAGATGAATTATATAAAACCTTTTTCTTACAGGATGAAATTTTGGATCAAATATTGATTTTTTCCCAGAGGACTTTGGAAAATACCAAGGGAGAATTGATAGCAGGTACAGGAATTTTATTTTTGATCTGGTCGGTCATAAAGATATTTTCTGCAGTGGAAAAATCATTTAATGAAATATGGAAGGTACAGGAATCCAGGAGTTTTGTAAGAAAACTCACCGATTATATGTCACTAATATTTTTATTCCCATTGATTGTAGTCCTATCTAACGGACTCTCAGCAATCCTACAGATTTTTATATTAAAGATATATCCAGGATTGATAGAGGTCTTAAATTTTATTCCACAGGTCCTTATTATAATATTTTTTACCCTCATATATTTAATTATTCCAAATACAAAGGTAAAATTGTCCACAGCATTTATAGCAGGGGTATTTTCAGGAGTTGTCTTTCAGATAACGCAATCTATCTTTATCCACCTCCAGGTCAGCTTATTAAACTACAATGCTATCTATGGAAGTTTTTCCCTTATACCTATATTTATAATGTGGCAGAAAATAGTGTGGTTTATCATCTTATTGGGGGCTCATCTCTCCTTTATCATACAAAATTCCTATAAATATTCTTACACTATAAATGAGATAAATTTAAATTTTTCCTCCAAAAGAGATATATCTATTATATGTATATACTACCTTGTAAAAAACTATGAGGAAAATAAACCGCCCATGAGTACCAATGAACTATCCCACAAACTGGGGATAGCCATAGGAGTGACCCAGGACATCCTCAATATGCTGGCAAAATCAAACTTTATAGTGGAGATAGTCACATCCAGCGATGAAAGAAAATATAAACTCTCTAAAAATATAGATATTCTCTCTATTGGATATATTATCTCCGAGATTACAGAGATAGGATATAGTCAGAAGGTAGGAGATGAATCCAAAGATATCTTGGAAAAAATAGAAAGCGCTATAGAAAATTTTCAATATGACCTACTATTAAAGGATATAGGCCCAAATAGTTAA
- a CDS encoding trans-2-enoyl-CoA reductase family protein — protein MIIKPRVRGSLALNCHPMGCKKIVEDQIKVAKNSKQYEGAKKVLILGASSGYGLSTRISLAFGGSKSDTIGVSFEKEGSEKKVGSAGWYNNIWFKEAAEKEGLVAKNFIGDAFSHDMRKEVIEYIKDEFGGKIDLLIYSVASGVRQDPDTGVVHRSCIKPINEEFGGYTLNIQKEEIEYLSVDSATEEEIANTVKVMGGEDWSHWVNALVDEGVCNDGFKSVAYSYIGGDITRAVYRDGTIGRAKEHLEDSAIKLNTLVSEKLGGEVYTSVNRAITTKASAFIPCFSIYASVLFKVMAEQGQEEPCMEHTHRLLADMIYGDSPNFDAKGRMRPDSWELSDDIQEKSVNIYKDITEENFKELCDFKLYKKYFMNLNGFEADGIDYDEDVDLEWLSTLRP, from the coding sequence ATGATAATTAAACCAAGAGTAAGAGGAAGTTTAGCTCTAAACTGCCATCCCATGGGATGTAAAAAAATAGTTGAAGATCAAATTAAGGTAGCAAAAAATAGTAAGCAGTATGAAGGTGCGAAAAAAGTACTAATTTTAGGAGCGTCTTCAGGATATGGATTATCTACTAGAATTTCATTAGCATTTGGTGGAAGTAAATCTGATACCATTGGTGTTTCATTTGAAAAAGAAGGATCAGAAAAAAAAGTTGGAAGTGCTGGTTGGTATAACAATATATGGTTTAAAGAAGCCGCAGAAAAAGAAGGCTTAGTTGCTAAAAACTTTATTGGGGATGCTTTTTCCCATGACATGAGAAAAGAAGTTATTGAATATATAAAGGATGAATTTGGAGGGAAGATAGACCTTCTAATATATAGTGTCGCTTCTGGAGTAAGACAAGACCCCGACACTGGAGTTGTTCATAGATCTTGTATCAAACCTATAAATGAAGAGTTTGGTGGATATACATTAAATATTCAAAAAGAAGAGATCGAGTATTTAAGTGTTGACTCAGCAACAGAGGAAGAGATCGCAAATACTGTAAAAGTTATGGGTGGAGAAGACTGGAGTCACTGGGTTAATGCTTTAGTGGATGAAGGTGTTTGTAATGACGGTTTTAAAAGTGTTGCTTATTCATATATCGGCGGAGATATAACCCGTGCAGTATATAGAGATGGAACTATTGGTAGAGCAAAGGAACATTTAGAAGATAGTGCTATAAAGTTAAATACTTTGGTTAGTGAGAAGCTGGGCGGTGAAGTGTATACTTCTGTCAATAGAGCTATCACCACAAAGGCCAGTGCATTTATTCCGTGTTTTTCTATCTATGCTTCTGTACTGTTCAAAGTTATGGCAGAACAGGGACAGGAGGAGCCGTGTATGGAACACACTCATAGGCTTCTTGCTGACATGATCTATGGAGATTCGCCTAATTTTGATGCAAAAGGTAGAATGAGACCGGACTCTTGGGAACTAAGTGATGATATCCAAGAGAAAAGTGTAAATATATACAAGGATATTACAGAAGAAAACTTTAAAGAGTTATGTGACTTTAAATTATATAAGAAATATTTCATGAATTTAAATGGTTTTGAAGCAGATGGAATCGATTATGATGAAGATGTAGATTTAGAGTGGTTGTCAACTTTAAGACCTTAA
- a CDS encoding efflux RND transporter periplasmic adaptor subunit produces the protein MKKIIAGLIAVVLIGGGVYYKNNQNKDVSPKYQVFSVKKSTFKKIVEADGVVQARDTKLVYADRPLKVDEVFYSAGDYVKKGEIIMTFDPEDKNTVIRNLKKEQINLKKLERNLKNAVSMFEVGGSSQVEIEDLEFDIKKSKLDIEGLQEELSKMLDEIKSPFDGTIISMIAEANYRVNTEVELFEVADLSDLIVVANVPEYSIHGISLGQDVKIRPDAYQEEFHGVVSKISTLSSATASNSSNNNNSSTTSDTEAYVEVEITIENLPEELRPGFNSSVDIVVSSIDGVVSIPRVSVLEDEKGYYVFILNAEKKIRKNYISIKDSNSSMVAVDNLEDDISILKNPYTALENGQEVKTRSGRGKNKGQGES, from the coding sequence ATGAAAAAAATTATTGCAGGGCTGATAGCTGTGGTATTGATAGGAGGAGGAGTCTATTATAAAAATAATCAAAATAAAGATGTCTCCCCGAAATACCAGGTATTCAGCGTAAAAAAATCTACATTCAAAAAGATAGTAGAAGCTGATGGAGTAGTACAGGCAAGGGATACAAAGCTCGTATATGCTGATAGGCCCCTCAAGGTAGATGAAGTTTTTTATAGTGCCGGTGATTATGTAAAAAAAGGTGAGATTATCATGACATTTGACCCAGAGGACAAAAATACTGTTATCAGAAATTTGAAAAAAGAGCAAATAAATCTAAAAAAATTAGAGAGAAATCTGAAAAATGCTGTTTCTATGTTTGAGGTAGGAGGATCTTCCCAGGTGGAAATAGAGGATCTAGAGTTTGATATAAAAAAATCTAAACTAGATATAGAGGGCCTCCAAGAGGAACTGTCTAAGATGTTAGATGAAATTAAAAGTCCCTTTGACGGAACAATCATATCTATGATTGCAGAGGCCAATTACAGAGTAAACACCGAAGTAGAACTCTTCGAGGTAGCCGATCTTTCAGATCTTATTGTAGTTGCCAATGTACCGGAGTACAGTATCCACGGTATATCCCTTGGGCAAGATGTAAAAATCAGGCCAGATGCCTATCAGGAGGAATTTCATGGAGTTGTCAGTAAGATATCGACTCTTTCCTCTGCTACAGCATCAAATTCTTCCAATAACAACAACAGTTCCACTACAAGTGATACTGAGGCTTATGTAGAGGTGGAGATCACTATAGAAAATTTACCAGAGGAACTTAGGCCAGGATTCAATTCCTCGGTAGATATAGTTGTAAGTTCCATAGATGGGGTTGTTTCAATTCCGAGAGTTTCTGTTTTAGAGGATGAAAAGGGTTACTATGTATTTATTTTAAATGCTGAAAAGAAAATAAGGAAAAACTATATCAGTATAAAGGACAGTAACAGCAGTATGGTTGCAGTAGATAATTTAGAGGATGATATTTCAATTCTAAAAAATCCTTATACTGCTTTGGAAAACGGTCAGGAGGTTAAAACAAGAAGCGGCAGGGGCAAAAATAAAGGCCAGGGTGAAAGTTAA
- a CDS encoding ABC transporter ATP-binding protein → MNSLINYSDRETVIEITRLDKIYRTGDLTLKALDDVSYTIKNGEFVAIMGHSGSGKSTMMNILGCLDTPTSGTYKLDGIDTSNLNDNQLAQVRNKKIGFVFQSFNLLPKLKSWENVALPLVYSGIHAKIRKKRALEALKSVGLENRANHKPNELSGGQRQRVAIARALVVNPEIIMADEPTGNLDSVSEAEIIEIFKKLNREGATIVMVTHEDNVGANCKRIIRFHDGKLIKNEVIDHEFYRDI, encoded by the coding sequence ATGAATAGTCTTATAAATTACAGTGATAGGGAGACTGTCATTGAGATAACCAGGTTAGATAAAATATACCGAACCGGAGATCTTACATTAAAAGCATTAGATGATGTTTCCTACACCATAAAAAATGGTGAATTTGTAGCTATCATGGGACATAGTGGCAGTGGGAAATCTACCATGATGAATATCTTAGGCTGCCTGGACACTCCTACATCTGGAACCTATAAATTAGATGGGATCGATACATCTAATTTAAACGATAATCAACTAGCACAAGTTAGAAATAAAAAAATAGGATTTGTATTTCAGTCTTTTAACTTACTGCCTAAATTAAAATCCTGGGAAAATGTAGCTCTCCCACTGGTTTACAGCGGAATCCACGCAAAGATTAGAAAGAAAAGAGCTTTAGAGGCTTTAAAAAGTGTCGGTTTGGAAAACAGGGCTAACCATAAACCTAATGAGTTATCAGGGGGACAGCGTCAGAGAGTTGCCATTGCAAGGGCCTTAGTTGTAAATCCTGAGATTATTATGGCAGATGAACCTACCGGAAATTTAGATTCTGTATCTGAAGCAGAGATCATAGAGATCTTTAAAAAACTAAATCGTGAAGGAGCTACTATAGTTATGGTTACCCATGAGGATAATGTAGGAGCAAACTGTAAAAGGATTATTCGATTCCATGATGGGAAATTAATAAAAAACGAGGTAATAGATCATGAATTTTATAGAGATATTTAA
- a CDS encoding HPr family phosphocarrier protein — protein sequence MASKTVEITNDTGLHTRPGNEFVTVAKTFESKIEVENESGKKVKGTSLLKLLSLGIKKGTNVTVHTEGSDADTAVEKLTDLLANLRD from the coding sequence ATGGCATCAAAAACAGTAGAAATAACAAATGACACAGGCTTACATACAAGACCAGGGAACGAGTTCGTAACTGTAGCTAAAACTTTTGAATCAAAAATTGAAGTTGAAAATGAATCTGGAAAAAAAGTTAAAGGAACATCACTATTAAAATTATTATCTTTAGGGATAAAAAAGGGAACTAACGTAACTGTTCATACAGAAGGATCAGACGCTGATACTGCTGTTGAGAAATTAACAGATCTTTTAGCAAACTTAAGAGACTAA
- a CDS encoding ABC transporter permease, which translates to MNFIEIFKSSIQSLIGNKMRSLLTMLGIIIGISSVIAMSAIGKGGEKKITGNLANSGFGVYEINVDTDADEYKNIYSLDMEDIKDIKYNIDGIEAITPSIRERISIKNKTGPDIKRMALVYSTTPDFEKVDRVNYIDGRPILSIEYEEGSPVIVIDHLTAKKLFNSESPLGKKISLEFRSLKKVKEFVIVGVFQHPDSAMNEIGLSRMMPTFTRIPLAQMERIKGTKDYETLIVMPEDPLMGKDILIRVIQQLESRNHSNIYDYEEKVPRGSELKSILETLNIFILFVAGISLFVGGIGVMNIMLVSVTERIKEIGIRKAIGAQSRDILFQFLTESIILSLVGGGLGIVTGYIISNIIGYFINISPIVSPAIVLISVIISTLIGLIFGVYPARQASMLNPIDALRNE; encoded by the coding sequence ATGAATTTTATAGAGATATTTAAAAGTTCAATTCAGTCTTTAATAGGTAATAAGATGAGATCCCTTCTAACTATGCTAGGAATAATTATTGGAATATCTTCAGTAATAGCAATGTCTGCCATTGGTAAGGGAGGAGAGAAAAAAATCACCGGAAATTTAGCTAATAGCGGGTTTGGTGTCTATGAAATAAATGTAGATACCGATGCCGATGAATATAAAAATATCTACTCACTAGACATGGAAGACATTAAAGATATTAAATATAATATAGACGGGATAGAGGCCATAACACCTAGTATACGTGAAAGGATCTCAATTAAAAATAAGACTGGACCGGATATCAAAAGGATGGCTCTTGTTTATTCTACTACTCCTGATTTTGAAAAAGTAGACAGGGTAAACTATATAGATGGAAGACCTATTTTAAGTATTGAATATGAAGAAGGTTCCCCTGTTATTGTAATCGATCATCTTACGGCAAAAAAACTATTTAATTCAGAATCACCCTTAGGGAAGAAGATAAGTCTGGAATTTCGATCTTTAAAGAAAGTAAAAGAATTTGTCATTGTAGGAGTGTTTCAGCATCCGGATTCTGCCATGAATGAAATTGGTTTATCCAGGATGATGCCGACCTTTACCAGGATCCCCCTGGCTCAGATGGAAAGGATAAAGGGTACAAAAGATTACGAAACCCTTATAGTTATGCCAGAAGACCCCCTTATGGGAAAAGATATCCTTATAAGGGTAATTCAGCAGTTAGAATCTAGAAATCATTCTAATATCTATGACTATGAGGAAAAAGTTCCCAGGGGAAGTGAATTAAAAAGTATTTTAGAAACACTAAATATATTTATCCTGTTTGTTGCCGGGATCTCTCTTTTTGTAGGAGGAATCGGAGTTATGAATATAATGCTTGTCAGTGTGACCGAAAGGATAAAGGAGATAGGGATCAGGAAAGCTATTGGAGCTCAAAGCAGAGATATCCTATTTCAATTTTTGACAGAGTCTATCATCCTATCACTAGTAGGCGGTGGGCTGGGAATTGTCACAGGTTATATAATATCTAATATCATAGGATATTTTATAAATATCTCACCTATTGTTTCCCCTGCAATTGTATTAATTTCAGTGATCATTTCAACTTTAATCGGACTTATTTTCGGGGTTTACCCGGCCAGGCAGGCCTCTATGTTAAATCCTATCGATGCTTTGAGAAACGAATAA
- a CDS encoding TolC family protein: MKKLGLLVAALLTYSQSYSMTLDDLVLQLEQNGYSAKYRTLEQKQLSIDNKKIERIDRDGIDLKGSGKFTDDTNGERSSGLVSASYDFFKYEGEYDEEYNGENKQLVGLEKNLKDIFYGDRKYNRNLFTIDEVMRLNFEDQRMEGEILSLIDTYKTLMDTRLELKLKKGLLPSLEADAVKLERGFNTGQSSRLDYKYSKMRLKNLNNDIEQLNLDLIQIEKTFETVFNLKIYSDIKYSRLEKLYTSDINNIGDRSLENVELSIDKVEEDKKYSAYSTSWPDLNAGTFYDVKNDGWLVRLSIDKTLFEYDNTTATYEVEKERLEMEKKKLEKSLENLKNEYFNRYNSLLKEVTNLKLQKEVDEMTYKMYKLNYEQGNETYINYIEKYEDYIINSIELEKKENELTAFIYEIQYRR; this comes from the coding sequence TTGAAAAAACTAGGTTTACTTGTAGCGGCATTACTTACATACTCTCAATCCTATTCTATGACCTTGGATGACCTTGTCTTACAGCTGGAACAAAATGGTTATTCTGCAAAATATCGTACTTTAGAACAAAAACAACTGTCCATAGATAATAAAAAGATAGAACGGATAGACAGAGACGGTATCGATCTGAAGGGAAGCGGAAAATTCACAGATGATACCAATGGGGAAAGATCTAGTGGACTAGTATCTGCTTCATATGATTTTTTTAAATATGAAGGTGAGTATGATGAGGAGTACAATGGGGAAAACAAACAGTTGGTCGGTTTAGAAAAAAACTTAAAGGATATTTTTTATGGAGACAGGAAATATAATAGAAACCTGTTTACCATCGATGAAGTGATGAGATTAAACTTTGAAGATCAGCGGATGGAAGGAGAGATTCTATCACTTATTGATACCTATAAAACCCTTATGGATACAAGGCTGGAATTGAAATTAAAGAAAGGACTGCTGCCAAGTCTAGAAGCAGATGCTGTTAAACTGGAAAGAGGATTTAATACAGGGCAATCTTCCAGGTTGGACTATAAATATTCAAAGATGCGTTTAAAAAACTTAAATAATGATATAGAACAGCTAAACCTTGATCTGATTCAAATAGAAAAAACTTTTGAAACAGTATTTAATCTCAAAATTTATTCTGACATTAAATATTCTAGATTAGAAAAATTATATACCAGTGACATCAATAATATTGGTGACAGATCATTGGAGAATGTAGAATTATCCATAGATAAGGTCGAAGAAGATAAAAAATATTCGGCTTATAGCACCAGTTGGCCCGACCTCAATGCAGGAACTTTTTATGATGTAAAAAATGACGGATGGCTGGTAAGACTTAGTATAGATAAAACTTTATTTGAATATGACAATACCACAGCTACCTATGAGGTGGAAAAAGAACGTCTGGAAATGGAGAAGAAAAAGCTCGAAAAAAGTCTGGAGAATTTAAAAAACGAATATTTTAATCGGTATAACTCCCTCCTAAAAGAGGTTACTAATCTAAAGCTCCAAAAAGAAGTGGACGAGATGACATATAAGATGTATAAGTTAAACTACGAACAGGGAAATGAAACCTATATAAACTATATAGAAAAGTACGAAGATTATATTATAAACTCCATAGAATTGGAAAAGAAAGAGAATGAATTGACTGCATTTATATATGAGATACAGTATAGGAGGTAA
- a CDS encoding flavin reductase family protein — MFEKIKTSEIGNVFDLIGKDWMLITAGDDKKANTMTAAWGTLGVMWNRNIAMIAVRPERYTYEFIEKNEYFTLSFFDEKYKKDLICLGTKSGRDEDKIKNSNLNLVKGENLPYFQEAKLIIKCKKIFRNEIKKENFLDNNINSWYDGPNDIGGKHIFYMAEVIEVLKSK, encoded by the coding sequence ATGTTTGAAAAAATAAAAACATCAGAAATAGGAAATGTCTTTGATTTAATTGGAAAAGACTGGATGTTAATAACAGCAGGAGACGACAAAAAGGCCAATACAATGACAGCAGCTTGGGGAACATTAGGTGTAATGTGGAATAGGAATATAGCCATGATTGCAGTAAGACCTGAAAGATATACCTATGAATTTATTGAAAAAAATGAATATTTTACCCTGTCTTTTTTTGATGAGAAGTACAAAAAGGATTTAATTTGTTTAGGTACTAAATCTGGGAGGGATGAGGATAAGATAAAAAATAGTAATTTAAATCTAGTAAAAGGAGAAAATCTGCCTTATTTTCAAGAAGCTAAATTAATAATAAAATGCAAAAAAATATTCAGAAATGAAATAAAAAAAGAAAACTTTTTGGATAATAATATAAATTCCTGGTATGATGGTCCCAATGATATTGGTGGAAAACATATCTTCTATATGGCGGAAGTGATAGAGGTTTTAAAATCTAAGTAG
- the ptsP gene encoding phosphoenolpyruvate--protein phosphotransferase has translation MRKLIEGIDASPGIVVGKAFLYKETELVINKEKVMDTKNEEKRLLDGRDESREQLFEIRKMTAKKLGEDKATIFDGHITLLEDEDLFEEVVELIEDEQISAEYALTQGIEVYCDMLSNLDDPYLRERVADLRDIAKRWLYNITGTPIIDLGNLPADTVIVANDLTPSDTAQIDLKNVVAFVTQIGGKTAHSSIMARSLELPAVVGTKTILDDVKEGETIIVDALTGKVIVNPTNDEIVEAIKAKEKFNIEKEELKELKDKKATSKDGITVGAWANIGGPSDIEGVLRNGADGIGLYRTEFLFMNSDKFPTEEEQFEAYKEVAERMNGLPVTIRTMDIGGDKALSYMELPEEENPFLGWRAIRVCLDRPQILKTQYRALLRASGFGYIKIMLPMIISLDEVRKSKAILEECKAELKNEGINFDENIQLGIMVETPSVAFRAKYFAEEVDFFSIGTNDLTQYTLAVDRGNEKISNLYDSFNPGVLAAIKLSIEGAHAGGISISMCGEFAGDELATPILFGMGLDAFSMSAISVLGIKRNIIHLDKKECEALVERVMAMATAEEIKAEIRKFNESL, from the coding sequence ATGAGAAAGTTAATAGAAGGTATAGATGCTTCTCCAGGAATTGTTGTTGGAAAAGCATTTTTATATAAAGAAACAGAATTGGTTATCAATAAAGAGAAAGTAATGGATACAAAGAATGAAGAAAAAAGATTATTAGATGGTAGAGACGAATCTAGAGAGCAATTATTTGAAATAAGAAAGATGACTGCTAAAAAATTAGGTGAAGATAAAGCGACTATTTTTGATGGTCATATCACTCTTTTAGAAGATGAAGATCTATTTGAAGAAGTAGTTGAATTAATCGAAGATGAACAAATTTCTGCAGAGTATGCTCTGACTCAAGGGATAGAAGTATATTGCGATATGTTATCTAATTTAGACGATCCATACTTAAGAGAAAGAGTAGCAGACCTTAGAGATATAGCTAAAAGATGGTTATATAATATCACAGGAACTCCAATTATAGATTTAGGAAACCTTCCTGCTGATACTGTTATCGTAGCAAACGATCTAACTCCATCAGATACAGCTCAAATAGACCTTAAAAATGTTGTAGCATTCGTTACACAAATAGGTGGTAAAACTGCTCATTCATCTATCATGGCTAGATCTTTAGAACTTCCTGCTGTTGTAGGTACAAAGACTATCTTAGATGATGTTAAAGAGGGAGAAACAATCATTGTAGATGCACTGACTGGTAAAGTTATTGTTAATCCTACCAATGATGAAATTGTAGAAGCTATAAAAGCAAAGGAAAAATTCAATATTGAAAAAGAAGAATTAAAGGAATTAAAAGATAAAAAAGCAACATCTAAAGACGGTATCACTGTAGGAGCATGGGCTAATATCGGTGGGCCTTCTGATATTGAAGGTGTTCTTAGAAATGGAGCTGACGGAATCGGTCTTTACAGAACTGAATTTCTATTCATGAACTCTGATAAGTTCCCTACTGAAGAGGAACAATTTGAAGCATATAAAGAAGTTGCAGAAAGAATGAACGGTCTTCCTGTAACTATCAGAACAATGGATATTGGTGGAGATAAAGCACTATCTTATATGGAATTACCTGAAGAGGAAAATCCATTCCTAGGATGGAGAGCAATTAGAGTTTGTTTAGACAGACCTCAGATTTTAAAAACACAATATAGAGCCTTACTTAGAGCCTCTGGATTTGGATATATCAAGATCATGCTTCCTATGATAATTTCATTGGATGAAGTTAGAAAATCAAAAGCTATATTAGAAGAGTGTAAAGCAGAGTTAAAAAATGAAGGTATCAATTTTGATGAAAATATTCAATTAGGTATAATGGTTGAAACTCCATCTGTAGCATTTAGAGCAAAATATTTTGCCGAAGAAGTAGATTTCTTCTCAATCGGTACAAATGATCTGACTCAATATACACTAGCTGTAGATAGAGGAAATGAAAAAATTTCTAACCTTTATGATTCTTTCAATCCTGGTGTGTTAGCAGCTATCAAATTATCTATTGAAGGGGCTCATGCAGGTGGAATATCTATCTCTATGTGTGGAGAATTTGCAGGAGACGAATTAGCTACTCCTATCTTATTTGGTATGGGATTAGATGCATTTTCAATGTCTGCTATCTCTGTATTAGGTATTAAAAGAAATATTATCCACTTAGATAAAAAAGAATGTGAAGCATTAGTTGAAAGAGTAATGGCTATGGCCACTGCTGAAGAGATTAAAGCTGAAATAAGAAAGTTTAACGAAAGTTTATAA